The nucleotide sequence ATTGGCACCTGCGCAACTCCCCCAATCTGAATTGGAACAGCGCCTGGCTGAGATTTGGTCTCAGGTTTTGGGCGTTGCGCCGATTGGCCGCGATGAAACCTGGCAGAGTTTGGGGGGAGATTCACTGCTCGCACTGCAAATTCGGGATCTGCTTTCCTCCCAGTGGGAGCGCTCATTTCCTCCCTCGCTCTTGTTTTCCGGCACAACGATCTCCAGTCTTGCCGAATGGATTGAAACTGAGCCTGGCTCCTCGGTTTTGGTGAAATTGAATGGCCAGAACCAGGGGCTTCCCTTCTTTTGCGTGCATGCGATTTCGGGGACGGTTTTTCCTTTCCAGGGTTTGGCAAGAGAATTTTCTTCACCCTTTTATGCGCTACAGGCCCAAGGGCTGTGTGGAAAATCTCCCCATACCCGCATTGAGGCCATGGCTGCCAGCTATTTGGAGCAGGTTTTGCAGACCCAGCCCTCAGGCAGTTTGTGGCTGGGGGGCTGGTCTTTTGGCGCCTTGGTGGCTTTTGAAATGGCACGTCAGGCACTTGCTTTGGGACGCAGTGTGCATGAATTGGTGCTGGTGGATATGCCCTTGCCTCCGCCAGGCAGGGTTTTGGCTGAAACAGAGGTGCGGGCACGCTTTGAAATGGAAATGCAGAAACTGAAACTTGAAAGTGCATCGGCTGGCAGCAGCTTCGATCTGCTCTATCAGGTATTTGAGGCCAATTTGTCTGCTGCCTCACATTTTCAACCCGTACGCCTGGAAATTCCTGCCTGCTTATTGGTGGCAGAAACAGGTCTGGCGATTCAGGATCCTCGGGTGGGAGCTGGATGGCAGACTTACCTGCCTCAGATTCAAACCCTCACCCTGACAGGAGATCATTATTCGATTTTGGAAAGCCCAGGAAAAGAACAACTGATCTCTGCTTTGCAAGCGAGGAAGGCATGAGAAAGGAAAAGAAATGACGCAATTGATAGAAACAGAAGCATGGGTCTTGCACCCTGGCATGAGTGCTCAAGCGGAACCCGCACATTTGGTTAAAGAAAACTTTGTGTTGCCCTCTCGCCGTGAGCGAGATATTTTGGTTGAACCCTTGTTTGGCTGTTGGGAAGCCAATATGGGGCATGCCTTGGAGCGTCTTCCGATTGATGTCTGCAAGCAGCGCAAAGAAGCAAAAGTCGTGGTTGGCAATGCAGGTGTGGTCAGAATCTTGGATACCTATTCTCAAAACGCGCGCTTGAAACCCGGTCAGATATGCATGTTGCTTTCAGCGGCCTGGCCCAGTGGCCACAGGGCTGCCTGGCCAGATAACTTTGCCCGAGCGGCCCATGGCTATGATGCGCCGGGTACGGTCGGGCTTTTGGCAAAACAGACCTGGATTCCCGAACCGCAATTGCTTCCCATTTCTGAAAACAGTCGTTTAAGTTTGCCTGAATGGGCTGCTTTTTCCCTGCGCTATGTGACAGCCTGGGCCAATTGGAAATTGGCACACGGCACCTACCGTTTGATGCAGGATGAGCGCGAAGACCCCCAGCCCAGGCTATTGGCCTGGGGGGGAGGGGTCTCTTTGGGCATTGCTGAATTGGCGCGGGATGCTGGTTACCGTTGTGCCATGTTGGCTTCTGGTCAAGAGCGCTTGGCGCTGTTAAAGAAACAGGGTTTAAAGGCCCTGGATCGGCAGCCTTTTAAGGATTTGGATTTTAACCCCAAGCGTTATCAGCAGGATACAGAGTATAAAATGCGCTATCTGACAGCAGAAAAAGCCTTTTGTGAACTGATTCAGGAGTGGTCAGAAGGAAAAGGGGCTGCGATTGCCATTGATCTGATTGGCGAGCCCGTCTTTAGAGCCACGCTCAAAGTCTTGGGCTGGCCCGGGGTGATTTCAACGGCAGGCTGGAAAGAAGGCATGAATATTTCCTTGAACCGTGCCTTGGAGTGTATGGCGTACCACCAGCATTTACACACCCACTATGCCCGTCCCAGAGAGGCGATGGAGGCCATGCAATATGCTGAAACCAAGCATTGGAAACCCAGTCTCGATCAGAAAATCTATGCCTGGGATCAACTGCCTGAATTGGTAGAAGACTATCGCAAGGGGCAGACAGGCTATTTTCCGATCTTCAGCGTCAATCCTGTTTAAACGTTCAGCGTTTCACAGAGCGTCGCTCCTTATTTTTGAGCGGAATAGGATGCTCAGGGGGAGGCTGAACCACGCTTAAGCAGTTCGCGTGCTGTGACCATTTTCCAACCCTCTGTTTTGAGCGCTTTCAGCAGTTTGGGCAAAGCCTCAAAAGACTTTGAATAATTGCCCATGGGGTGAAGCAGCAAAACCGAACCGGGGTGAATGTTTTGAAGCGTCTCTTGGATCAGCCGTTCAGGATCTGTGCGCTTTGCAGGCCAATATTCAGGTTCCAAATCCCACATCAGCGTAGTGCGTTGGGTTTTGGCCAAATAAAAGGGCAGGCCAAAAAGTTTTTTTCCGTAGGGCGGGCGAAACAGAATTTTGCCCTGAAAGCCCAGCTTATGGATGAGCGCATCTGTTTTCTCGACTTCCTCAGCATAAAATTCACGGGACTTAAACACCATACGCTGATGCGTGTAAGAATGGTTGCCGATTTCATGGCCCGCAGCGAGAATGGCCTGGGCCCAATCTGGATGCTTTTCTATTTGGGAACCCACCAGAAAAAAAGTGGCTTTCACATCTTCAGCGGCTAAGATCTTCAGAATTTCGGGGGTGCGGGCACTGGGGCCATCATCAAAGGTCAAGGCCATCACTTTTTCCTGGGTCTGAACATGAGCGATCAACTTACCTGCAACCTGATAAGAGTGGGCATTGATTAAAAAATACAATTCAATCAGGCAGCCCACGATCAAAAAGAGCAAAAGGAGCATCAGTCGGGGAAAATATTTGCGTAAGGATTGATTGCGCATAGAGCTTGAGCCTTTTCTTGATTTCGCAGTTATTCTAACATGTCTGAAAGGCATGATTTGGATGCTAGGCGCATAGATTTGTTTCTGATAACGTGTAAGCATCTCTCTGAATTCATTGAGGATTTCTATGGTCGAAGTTTCAATTCGAGAATTTCATGTTCAAGATGATCTCGTGGAATTAACCCATTTAATACATGCTGCTTATGCTCAGCATGCCGCATCTGGCAGAAAATATTGGGCCACCCACCAAAGTGTTGAAGACACGGCTTCACGTTTTGCTTCTGGTTTGGGTTATCTCGTTGAAATTGAGGAAAAAGTTTGTGGCACTGTTATTCTGCGCCCCCCGCAACCCGATTCTGAAGTTGAATTTTATCGTCAACAGGGCGTCTGGACGCTCTCTCAATTTTGTATCGATCCCAAATTTCAAGGCCAGGGCTTGGGAAAAAAACTGCATCAATTTGTACTTGAAGAGGCAAAGCAGAGGGGAGCTACACATTTGGCCTTAGATACAGCAGAATCTGCAAGTGGTTTAATTCAAACCTATCAAGACTGGGGGTATCGAATTGTAGGGAACTGGGACTGGCGCCCCAAAACCAATTATTTGAGTGTGATTATGGCCCGGCCGATCTGAATATTTCAAATTTCATAGCCTCACAGGCGAAATTCTTTTGGCTCATAAAGAATATTTTCTGGTCTTTTGGAGGAAATTCGGATCTGCAACCGGGCATTGAGTGCGGGCGAAGTCAAGCAAATGGCTCTTCAAGATTAATCTTTTCTGATTAAGCTTTTGACTTATCCACTTCATTATACCTATCCTGATTCAAAACTTTGAAACCGCTTGATTTCAGGTTAAAATACTGCGAATACTTAAATTTCTCTTTGAAAGGGACTTTTTCATGAAACCCATCTTTATCAATGGCAGGGCGCAGACTGCTCATTCTGAATTGGCTTTGAAGATTCTCAACCCAGCCACGCTCGAATCCTTGGGGCAGGTTGCCAATTGCCGCGAAGCAGATGTCAACGCTGCGGTTTCGGCTGCCCGTGCAGCCCAGCATGCCTGGTGGAAAATGCCCGAAAGTGAAAAATCCCATTATTTACATCGGGTGGCTGAACGCATTGCAGAGCGGGCGGCTGAAATGGCAGAACTCTTGGCGTGCGAAACGGGCAAACCCTTGATTGAAGCAAAAGATTGTCTCGAATGGGTCTCAGCCTGCTTCCGTTATTATGGAGAAGTCATACGCGTTAGCAAGGGCGTGGTTTTTCCCCCGGTGGCCCCCCATCAGATCAATTTTACGGTCAGAGAACCCTTTGGCGTTGTGGCCTGTATTGCCCCCTTTAATTTCCCTTTGCTCTTAAGTGCTTGGAAAGTTGCTCCTGCTTTGGCCTGTGGCAATACCGTGGTGGTCAAGCCGCCGCATCAAAATCCGCTTTCGAGTCTGCTCTTTGCAGAGTGTTTTTCTGATTTGCCTGCCGGGGTCTTTAATTTGGTCACAGGAGATGGCGAGACAGGCAATTTGCTGGTTCGCCATCCGCAGGTGGATATGATTGCCTTTACAGGCTCTACGGCTGTGGGGCGAAAAATTGCAGCCGCAGCCGGAGAACAATTGAAAAAGGTCAATCTGGAATTGGGGGGCATTGATCCCTTTATCGTCTTTGCCGATGCAGATTTAAGCATTGCCGCCAAAGGAGCCGTCTGGGCGCGTTTATTGAATGCAGGCCAGGTTTGCACCTCTTCAAAACGCATTATTGTAGAAGCCTCAGTCGCTGAGGAGTTTACCCGTTTGCTGCTCGAAGAGGTGGCAAACGTTCAGGTCGGCGATCCCCTCTTGCCTGCTACCGATATGGGGCCCGTGATTTCAGAAGAGGCACTTGAAAAACTCGAAACGCAAATAGAACGCTTAAAAGCTGAGGGGGCAGAATTATTGGTGGGCGGTTGCCGTTTTCAGCCCCAGGGCCTGCCTGGTTATTTTCTCCAGCCCACTGTTTTTAGCCAGGTCAAACACGGGGGCATGGCCACCACAGAGGAATTTTTCGGCCCGGTGATCAATCTGTTTACGGCGCAAAATGCCGATCATGCCATTGAAATGGCCAATGACTCTGAGTATGGCTTAGGCGCTACGATTTATACCAATAACCTGCAAATTGCCATGAAAGCCATGGAAAATATCAAAGCGGGGAGCTTTTGGATCAACGATCCCCTGACAGACAATGAAGCAGCCCCCTTTGGCGGCATGCGTGCCAGCGGGATTGGTCGGGAATTGGGAGCTGAGGGGCTTGAGTGTTTCAGAGAGCCCAAGCATGTCCATTTGGATTACGTGATTGAGAAAAAGGATTATTGGTTTCCCTACGCTCAGCGTTGAGCCTAAGAAGGTCTGAAACAGTTCGTGGACGCGAATTGAGCCCGCAGTATTCAGGACTGTTTCAGCCTTGCAGGAAGCAAGCCCAGTCCACAGCGCTTGAAATCTCTTTGAGGTATGTTAAAATTAGCCCATGTCTGAAGAAAAACAATCCTCCGAAATTTCTGAGTCTCAGCCTGAAGTACAGGCCGAGACTGAAACCAAATCAAAACCCGAAAAACAAAAGCCTACTAAAAAAGGCGGCAAACTGAAGTGGATTCTGGCCTCTCTCTTGGTTTTGCTTTTAGGCGTTGCAGGGGGCTTGGCCAGCTTTCAGGTCATGCAGTTTAAAGCCAAAGCCGAAGGTCTGGCATTGGGGTATGCCGAGGCTGCTGTGACGGCTTACCAAATGGACCGCTATGCTCGGCCCCTGCCTGATAGAATCTTTGAAAATGGCCCCTATCGAGTAGAAACCAAGACCCACGGCACCCCACCCCAATTGCATATCAGCGTGCGCGATCGCTATCTGAATATGACGCATTATGAGCTGGATCGTCAGTTTGATGTCTCAGGGCGGCCGACCCCTCCCCCCAATGAAGGTCAGGAAAGATAATTCCTGATTGTTTCTCGTGCGCTGTTTGCGTAAAATGAGTCTGACGGATCATTCAATGTAGCAAACAATGAGGTGCAGCTATGCCAAAGTCAAAAACCCCTGTATTTACTGTTTTGGGTGGCGCAGGCGCCATGGGCTCAATCACTGTTCGTGACCTGATCGAAACGGCTCCTGCGGAGGCCCAGATCTGGATTGCAGATGCCAATATTGAAAAAGCCCAGGCTTTGGTCAAAGCCCATAAACGCAAAGGACTCAAAGCTGTTCAAGTCAATATGCAGGAGCCTGCAGCCCTGGTAAAGGCCTTAAAAGGCACCCAGGTTTTGCTCAATTCTCTGCCCTATGAATTCAATCTGCAGGTGATGGAGTTTGCGCTTGAATTGGGGGCCCATTATACCGATTTGGGCGGGCTTTTTCATATGACACGCAAACAGGTAGCTCTGCATGAAGCCTTTGAAAAAGCTGGCCTGACGGCGCTGATGGGTATTGGCGCTGCTCCGGGTATTACCAATTTGCTTGCCAAACTGGCTGCTGACCCCATGGAAAGTGTGCATTCGATTGATATTCTTTTGGGTGCGATAGATAAAACCAAATACAATTTTAAGCAGATATTGCCAGTTTCCTATTCCTTTAAAACGATCCTCGAAGAATTCTCTCTGCAGCCTGCGGTATTTAAAAAGGGCAAATACCGTTTTCTAAAACCGATGTCAGGTCTGAAAGCCTATCGTTTCCCGGCCCCTGTGGGTCAGCAATATCCCATGTATACCTTGCATTCTGAAATCTACAATCTGGCTGAAACCTATAAAGCGAAAGGCATTGAAGAAGTTAGCTTTAAAATTGCCTTCGATAAAGACTTTGTTGAAAAAGTTCGCTTTTTAAGAGATTTGGGTTTGGCTTCCCCAGAGGCCATCTCCTTTGCTGAAGGCCAGGTCGCTCCGATCGATTTGCTCAATTCAGTGGTCATGAACCAGCCCGTTCCTGAGGCCATCACTGAACCCAAGCAGTATGAAATACTCAGAGTGATCGTCAAAGGCAAAGAACAGGGGAAACGAATTACCTGGATCAACGATCTGCATACGGCCGGTCTGCCCGCTTGGGGAATCGGCACGGATATCGACACCGGTTCTCCCCCTTCGATTGCCGCGCAAATGTTGCTGGCTGGAGAAATTACTGAAAGAGGGGTTTGCCCGCCTGAAAAGGCGATCAAAGCAGAGCCCTTTTTCCAGGCACTTGAAAAGCGGGGGATGCATATTCATTCCTCGCGCAAACCCGGTTGGGCTACTCCGGTAGGATAATCTCCAATTGGTTTAAAGAGGGGTCGCACACCCCCCTGAGTGCCCCCTTATCATCGCGGCGACGCAAAACATGGCTGAGTACAAGTGGGGCTCCTTGCTTGGGCGTTACTGTAATTTTGACTTCTGTCGAGAGGGGGGCTTTTCCCCAAACAAACCAGCCTTTTTGATTGGTTTCGATTTTGGTTGCAAGGCCCGAACCTGGATTTTCAAGCTGCACTTCAATACCTGCGAGTGCTTGTCCCAATTTGTTTTTGACAAATCCACTCAAGGGCCGGCTGTCTACCAAGGAGCCCCCTTCAGGCAAATCTGAGATAACTTCTAAATCCTGGGATTCAAAAGTATAGTGATTTTCACTGGCGGTTACTTCAAACTCGCCATCCAAAATGGGGCCGCCACATCCCATTGCTTGTGAGTGCAGATTGAGCGCATAGCGGTATTTTCTGCCTGCTTGCAAAGGCAGGTTAAATTGAAGCGTATCCTCAAGATCTCCAAGTTTCAACTGTTTTTTGAAAATTGGCAAAGGGGTTTTGTCTGCCTGAACTGGGCTGGTATCCAAGACTTGAAACTCAAATTGGTCATTCGGATAAAAACCCTGATAGGCCTCTTTATAGGCTGCAAAAGGTAAACTCAACTGAATACCGTTCTGAAGGCTGGTTTGGGGATTGTTTTGAGCTGGAACGGGTAAATTGGGCAGCGGGGTCTGACAGGAAAAACAGATTAAACTCATCAAAATCAGAACACGTTGCATACGGTGTTTCCTCTTATTGTGTCAGTTTGCTTGATTTTCATCCTATTCTATCAGAAGCAGAGCTTCAACTTGGCCTTGCATTCTTGAATTATCCTGAAAACTCAGTCACAATAGATCCATCCAATGAAGCAGAGGGGTGGACTTTGAGTTGTATGAGAAAATGGCCTTTTCAAGCATTTGTCAAAAGGGTTTTCAATGGAGGGTTTGCCATCTGCTTTTCGGGGGGGCTGATCTTTTCAACTCCAGTTTGGGCGTTTGAGCATTATCTTTGCAGTGAGAAAAGAAGTCTGCAAGAGTATAACAGCATGCGCTGGTTTAAATACGAACTGCCGATTACGGTCTATGTTCCCCCTGTCCCCTTTCAGGTTGAGCAGCCAGATATGTATTATCCCCTGGTGCAAAAGGCCTTTTTTGCTTGGTCTGAAAGGGCCCCGTTTATTCAATTTCAGTTTGTAGATCATCCTAAAAAAGCCATGATTAAAATCCAATGGAAAGATGATTTCAAAAATGAGGGAGCATGGGGAAAGGCCTTTCTTCCCATTCTCTATCGCAGTGTAAAAGGCAAGCTACGCCACAAAAGTGTTGTATTTTTGGCTGTACGCGCGCAATTGGGTTCAGGTATGACAGGTCTTGTGAACAAACCCGTTTTGTTTTCAGCTGACGAATTACTTTCGATCGCGAAACATGAGGTGGGCCATGCTTTGGGACTTCCTCACAGCCCGAATGAAAGTGATGTCATGTGTGGGGGCTGTTGGGGTTTTTATGGAAATACTTTGCGGGATATTAGTGAGGGGGATATTGCTACCCTTTACGCCTTGTACAACTTGCCTTTGCCTCTAAAGAAAAATCCCTGTCCTTGAATATACCTTGAAATCCGAGAACTGAATTTTTTTTCTGGCCCCCCAAGTTTTGCACATAAAATCTGTGCAAGTGGCTGGATTTATTTTCGCGCTTTGTGTTAGTATCAAGCTAACATGGTACAGGAACGGACTTTCTCCATGCTGAAATGGACCTTGCGCGAACGTATGAAAGAACGCAGGATCAGCAATAAATTGCTGGCCGAACGCATGGGCGTTCATCGCAATACCATTCGGCAACTCAAGGAAGATCAACCTACCATGATTCGCTTAAGGCATTTGGAATGTTTATGCCAGGTGCTTGAATGCCAACCTTCTGATCTCTTCGAATTTTCCCCAGAAACCGCCGCAGTGACCGGTGCTACTTAACCAGCTAGAACAATGTGGCATAGTATTTCAATCAGGCTAAAGGAGAAAAAAAGCCATGGGAAACGGCTCTGAACTATTATCAATTGTGAAGTCTCTCCAAAATACAGAAGAGTTTAAAGAACTCTGGTGGGAGGGCAGTTACGAGGAATATCTCGATATTGTCTCACAAAATCCCAAGGTGGCCCGTTCTGCTTTTCAGCGTGTTTATGATATGGTCGTCTCGTTTGGATTTGAAGAATATACCGAATACAAAAAGAAGATCACCCGATGGAAATTTTTTAATGATCCCCAGGGCCAAGGGGCTGATGCGATTTTTGGTCTGGATATTCATCTGATGAAACTGGTTCAGGTTTTAAAAGCCGCTGCACGCCGTTACGGGACTGAAAAACGTGTCATTTTGCTGCATGGCCCAGTGGGTTCTTCAAAATCTACGGTCGCACGGCTTTTGAAAAAGAGCCTTGAAATTTATTCCCGAACACCTGAAGGTGCAATGTATACCTATTCCTGGATTCTTGAAGATGGGACAGAAGTTCCCAGCCCCATGCATGAGGAACCCCTCAAACTCTTGCCTGAAGAGGTTCGCTCAGAAGTTTTGGCGAAAATCAATGAAAAACTACCCGATGATGAGCAAATTCGTATCTTGGGTGATTTAAACCCCCTTTGCCGTTATTATTTTGCTCATTTTATGAGCAAATACAATGGCGATTGGGCCCAGTTGATCAAGCATATTAAAGTCCGCCGGATGATTGTTTCTGAACGGGATCGTACTGGCATCGGTACTTTTCAGCCTAAGGATGAAAAAAATCAAGATTCAACAGAGTTGAGTGGGGATATCAATTACCGCAAAATTGCGGAATACGGTTCAGATTCCGACCCGCGTGCTTTTAATTTTGATGGTGAGTTCAATGTGGCCAACCGTGGCATTATTGAGTTTATCGAAGTTTTGAAATTGGACGTGGCCTTTCTCTACGACCTGCTGACAGCCTCGCAGGAGCATAAAATCAAACCCAAGAAATTTGCCCAGACGGATATTGATGAGGTGATTCTGGGGCATACCAATGAACCTGAGTACCGTAAATTGCAAAACAATGAATTTATGGAAGCCTTGCGTGACCGTACGATTAAAATTGATGTTCCCTATATCACCCGTTTGAGTGAAGAAATCAAAGTCTATGAAAAGGACTTTAATTCTCGCAAAATCAAAGACATGCATATTGCCCCCCATACCATTGAAATTGCTGCAATGTGGGCTGTATTGTCTCGGCTTGAAGAGCCCAAAAAACACCAACTGAATCTTTTGCAGAAGCTCAAACTCTACAATGGCCAGATGGTGCCAGGCTTTACTGAAGACAATGTCAAAGAATTGCGCAAAGAAGCCATTCGCGAAGGCATGAATGGCATTTCACCCCGCTATATCCAAGACAAAATTTCAAATGCTCTTGTCAAATATGCCGATGAAAAATACATCAATCCTTTCATGGTGATGA is from bacterium (Candidatus Blackallbacteria) CG13_big_fil_rev_8_21_14_2_50_49_14 and encodes:
- a CDS encoding zinc-binding dehydrogenase → MTQLIETEAWVLHPGMSAQAEPAHLVKENFVLPSRRERDILVEPLFGCWEANMGHALERLPIDVCKQRKEAKVVVGNAGVVRILDTYSQNARLKPGQICMLLSAAWPSGHRAAWPDNFARAAHGYDAPGTVGLLAKQTWIPEPQLLPISENSRLSLPEWAAFSLRYVTAWANWKLAHGTYRLMQDEREDPQPRLLAWGGGVSLGIAELARDAGYRCAMLASGQERLALLKKQGLKALDRQPFKDLDFNPKRYQQDTEYKMRYLTAEKAFCELIQEWSEGKGAAIAIDLIGEPVFRATLKVLGWPGVISTAGWKEGMNISLNRALECMAYHQHLHTHYARPREAMEAMQYAETKHWKPSLDQKIYAWDQLPELVEDYRKGQTGYFPIFSVNPV
- a CDS encoding polysaccharide deacetylase: MLTRYQKQIYAPSIQIMPFRHVRITAKSRKGSSSMRNQSLRKYFPRLMLLLLFLIVGCLIELYFLINAHSYQVAGKLIAHVQTQEKVMALTFDDGPSARTPEILKILAAEDVKATFFLVGSQIEKHPDWAQAILAAGHEIGNHSYTHQRMVFKSREFYAEEVEKTDALIHKLGFQGKILFRPPYGKKLFGLPFYLAKTQRTTLMWDLEPEYWPAKRTDPERLIQETLQNIHPGSVLLLHPMGNYSKSFEALPKLLKALKTEGWKMVTARELLKRGSASP
- a CDS encoding GNAT family N-acetyltransferase, coding for MVEVSIREFHVQDDLVELTHLIHAAYAQHAASGRKYWATHQSVEDTASRFASGLGYLVEIEEKVCGTVILRPPQPDSEVEFYRQQGVWTLSQFCIDPKFQGQGLGKKLHQFVLEEAKQRGATHLALDTAESASGLIQTYQDWGYRIVGNWDWRPKTNYLSVIMARPI
- a CDS encoding aldehyde dehydrogenase; amino-acid sequence: MKPIFINGRAQTAHSELALKILNPATLESLGQVANCREADVNAAVSAARAAQHAWWKMPESEKSHYLHRVAERIAERAAEMAELLACETGKPLIEAKDCLEWVSACFRYYGEVIRVSKGVVFPPVAPHQINFTVREPFGVVACIAPFNFPLLLSAWKVAPALACGNTVVVKPPHQNPLSSLLFAECFSDLPAGVFNLVTGDGETGNLLVRHPQVDMIAFTGSTAVGRKIAAAAGEQLKKVNLELGGIDPFIVFADADLSIAAKGAVWARLLNAGQVCTSSKRIIVEASVAEEFTRLLLEEVANVQVGDPLLPATDMGPVISEEALEKLETQIERLKAEGAELLVGGCRFQPQGLPGYFLQPTVFSQVKHGGMATTEEFFGPVINLFTAQNADHAIEMANDSEYGLGATIYTNNLQIAMKAMENIKAGSFWINDPLTDNEAAPFGGMRASGIGRELGAEGLECFREPKHVHLDYVIEKKDYWFPYAQR
- a CDS encoding XRE family transcriptional regulator; protein product: MVQERTFSMLKWTLRERMKERRISNKLLAERMGVHRNTIRQLKEDQPTMIRLRHLECLCQVLECQPSDLFEFSPETAAVTGAT
- a CDS encoding serine protein kinase, producing MGNGSELLSIVKSLQNTEEFKELWWEGSYEEYLDIVSQNPKVARSAFQRVYDMVVSFGFEEYTEYKKKITRWKFFNDPQGQGADAIFGLDIHLMKLVQVLKAAARRYGTEKRVILLHGPVGSSKSTVARLLKKSLEIYSRTPEGAMYTYSWILEDGTEVPSPMHEEPLKLLPEEVRSEVLAKINEKLPDDEQIRILGDLNPLCRYYFAHFMSKYNGDWAQLIKHIKVRRMIVSERDRTGIGTFQPKDEKNQDSTELSGDINYRKIAEYGSDSDPRAFNFDGEFNVANRGIIEFIEVLKLDVAFLYDLLTASQEHKIKPKKFAQTDIDEVILGHTNEPEYRKLQNNEFMEALRDRTIKIDVPYITRLSEEIKVYEKDFNSRKIKDMHIAPHTIEIAAMWAVLSRLEEPKKHQLNLLQKLKLYNGQMVPGFTEDNVKELRKEAIREGMNGISPRYIQDKISNALVKYADEKYINPFMVMNELDAGLKHHSLIVNEDDKKKYKELLAIVKEEYENIVKSEVQRAISADEDAIRNLCGNYIENVKAYTQKEKVKNKYTGNYEQPDENLMRAIEEKIDIPESRKDDFRREIMNYIGALAIEGRTFEYNTNARLQKALELKLFEDRKDSIKLTSLLSNVMDEKAQQQIDIVKERLIKNYGYNEASATDVLNFVASIFARGDVKDR